From a region of the Chitinophaga caseinilytica genome:
- a CDS encoding helix-turn-helix domain-containing protein → MKASGSSLAGRYAGVLSKDHVRMLSWMERSGMCTREEALAGSALQPEPALAALTQLERHYLLQETGGWMRITPEGSALLTTLGLGAGSFRNFIPPGTLPDMEQRWLEAMALQYREHYHAAWLNTLQCLKFWSWIRRPRSRKDRRKHKPVKQYIAILLHDLLFHPLPAVFPPGFTDAGKVPSFLKTWQAARDIRPAPRYSLTEYLRLKDLFFRHERYSMMYLLEARHYRAPHFRLNMRNIYRYFLHETRPHRKTVIPAPPPPGVIPLPVLSAAVATEDLRHIPQDYWPLQIPCALKHFFRDSAHDRISQVIRVAPFTIRIHDVITHEPLQLSPEEPREPCCSIQVLQRVMPCEQAEKTAFFGCGMYQDEDPGEKFHRLSADVYYCAFRADIRPEDLVRLSATWPQLATLAGKAAAWLHGAQPAVNLRANELVNMLLTQVLHCSYIGDVAQCFLRRICIDLLLAAAMQNRMAAIKRHVRLTPADKVALHDIFTQARQDVGLLTDVQMLTEQFHLSRYKYQNGFLQEFGISPNDYHHMLIMYHAFHLLHRNGKSMLITAIRCGFETPAALRSAYIRHFGSDPYHLAHMQ, encoded by the coding sequence ATGAAAGCCTCCGGTAGCTCACTGGCGGGCCGTTATGCCGGCGTGCTGTCGAAGGATCACGTCCGGATGCTGTCGTGGATGGAACGGAGCGGCATGTGCACGCGCGAAGAAGCCCTGGCGGGGAGTGCCCTTCAGCCGGAGCCCGCGCTGGCGGCCCTCACACAACTGGAAAGGCATTATCTTTTGCAGGAAACGGGCGGATGGATGCGCATCACCCCGGAAGGGAGCGCGCTCCTCACCACTTTGGGCCTGGGCGCAGGGAGCTTCCGCAACTTCATCCCTCCAGGCACATTGCCCGACATGGAACAGCGCTGGCTGGAAGCCATGGCCCTGCAATACCGGGAACATTACCACGCCGCCTGGCTCAACACCCTCCAGTGCCTGAAATTCTGGAGCTGGATCCGCCGGCCCCGCTCGCGGAAAGACCGCCGCAAGCACAAACCCGTCAAACAATACATCGCCATCCTGCTGCACGACCTCCTGTTCCACCCCCTGCCCGCCGTGTTCCCTCCCGGCTTCACCGACGCAGGAAAAGTGCCCTCGTTCCTCAAAACCTGGCAGGCTGCCCGCGATATCCGCCCCGCCCCGCGGTATTCCCTCACCGAATACCTCCGGCTCAAAGACCTTTTCTTCCGTCACGAACGCTACAGCATGATGTACCTCCTGGAAGCGCGCCACTACCGGGCGCCCCACTTCCGGCTCAACATGCGGAATATATACCGTTACTTCCTCCACGAAACGCGGCCCCACCGCAAAACGGTAATCCCAGCACCACCACCGCCAGGCGTCATTCCGCTGCCGGTATTGTCGGCCGCCGTGGCAACGGAAGACCTTCGCCACATTCCGCAAGACTACTGGCCGCTGCAAATCCCCTGCGCACTGAAGCACTTTTTCCGCGACAGCGCCCACGACCGCATCAGCCAGGTGATCCGCGTGGCGCCGTTCACCATCCGGATACACGACGTCATCACCCACGAACCGCTGCAGCTGAGCCCCGAAGAGCCCAGGGAGCCCTGCTGCTCCATCCAGGTACTGCAAAGGGTAATGCCTTGCGAGCAAGCTGAAAAAACGGCTTTCTTCGGATGCGGGATGTACCAGGATGAAGACCCCGGCGAAAAATTCCACCGTCTTTCCGCCGATGTGTATTACTGCGCTTTCCGGGCAGACATCCGGCCGGAAGACCTCGTCCGCCTTTCCGCCACCTGGCCGCAACTGGCCACCCTGGCCGGCAAAGCCGCCGCCTGGCTCCATGGCGCACAGCCCGCGGTGAACCTGCGCGCCAACGAACTGGTGAACATGCTGCTGACCCAGGTGCTGCATTGCAGCTACATCGGCGACGTGGCGCAATGCTTTCTCCGCCGCATCTGCATCGATCTGCTGCTGGCCGCCGCCATGCAAAACAGGATGGCCGCCATCAAACGGCATGTACGCCTTACCCCGGCCGATAAAGTGGCCCTGCACGATATTTTCACGCAGGCCCGGCAAGACGTGGGTTTGTTGACCGATGTGCAGATGCTCACCGAACAGTTTCACCTCAGCCGGTATAAATACCAGAATGGCTTCCTGCAGGAATTCGGCATCTCGCCGAACGACTACCATCACATGCTGATCATGTACCACGCCTTCCACCTCCTTCACCGCAACGGCAAATCGATGCTCATCACCGCCATCCGCTGCGGTTTCGAAACGCCGGCGGCACTGCGCAGCGCCTATATCCGGCACTTCGGCAGCGATCCATACCATCTCGCCCACATGCAATAG
- a CDS encoding Na+/H+ antiporter, with translation MAQVPPHRALSRQRRVHGIRPQHRPARKIQAAKPIIRYGASVFPLHPAGNFHPAARYAVAEDPRRLSHHPAAGRPFALRHSRHPGRGHQSAVHLRHFPPPLLYEAAWYTSWKDLWRWRRVIGSFAFIMVIVTSFIVAWVSSSFIPGFTMALGFLLGGIVSPPDAVSATSVLKYVKVPKRLSAIIEGESLLNDASSLIVFRFALVAVDSGRFIFQEAAISFVTVIFMGIAIGIAVAIVYYFLHRKLPTSANMDIVLTLTAPYVMYLTAEMFHFSGVLAVVSGGLFLSYRSHKFLSAGSRLRGTTVWSAVAFVLNGLVFLLIGLEMPVVIRDLGPVSLGSAIGYGVLVTLVLIVTRLACTYFASVFTVFISRFITTADPSPGWKGPLIFGWAGMRGVVSLAAALSLPFSFPQRNLILFITFTVILLTLVVQGLSLPWLVKKLDMEDADHPKPVEEQDHIVREKLAALGIRYLDEHYANELANNIPLQHLRARYVAEELARGNVADGDHEVYRKVAFELLEVQRNYLLEINAASYSTDDGVIRKYLGLLDLEEEKLRLKSAEETAE, from the coding sequence TTGGCCCAGGTACCCCCGCACCGTGCACTATCGCGGCAACGGCGTGTTCATGGAATCCGGCCGCAACATCGCCCGGCCCGAAAAATTCAGGCCGCAAAACCTATAATACGATATGGAGCATCAGTTTTTCCTCTTCATCCTGCTGGTAATTTTCATCCAGCTGCTCGTTATGCTGTCGCAGAAGATCCGCGTCGCCTATCCCATCATCCTGCTGCTGGGCGGCCTTTCGCTCTGCGCCATTCCCGGCATCCCGGCCGTGGCCATCAATCCGCAGTACATCTTCGTCATTTTCCTCCCCCGTTATTATATGAAGCGGCGTGGTACACTTCGTGGAAAGACCTCTGGCGCTGGCGCCGCGTCATCGGTTCGTTCGCCTTCATCATGGTGATCGTTACCTCGTTCATCGTAGCCTGGGTGAGCAGTTCCTTCATCCCGGGATTCACCATGGCACTGGGTTTCCTGCTGGGAGGGATCGTATCGCCGCCAGACGCCGTCAGCGCCACTTCGGTGCTCAAATACGTGAAAGTCCCCAAACGGCTTTCGGCCATCATCGAAGGGGAAAGCCTGCTGAATGACGCATCCAGCCTCATCGTCTTCCGCTTCGCGCTCGTGGCGGTAGACTCCGGCCGTTTCATTTTCCAGGAAGCCGCCATTAGTTTCGTCACCGTGATCTTCATGGGCATCGCCATCGGGATCGCCGTGGCCATCGTTTATTATTTCCTGCACCGCAAACTCCCCACTTCCGCGAATATGGACATCGTGCTCACGCTCACCGCGCCGTACGTGATGTACCTCACCGCGGAAATGTTCCATTTCTCCGGCGTACTGGCCGTGGTGAGCGGGGGATTGTTCCTTTCTTACCGCAGCCACAAATTCCTGTCGGCCGGCAGCCGGTTGCGGGGCACAACGGTCTGGAGCGCGGTCGCCTTCGTGCTCAACGGGCTCGTGTTTTTGCTCATCGGGCTGGAGATGCCCGTCGTCATCCGCGACCTGGGCCCCGTTTCGCTGGGCAGCGCCATCGGTTACGGCGTGCTAGTCACGTTGGTGCTCATCGTCACCCGGCTGGCCTGTACGTATTTCGCCTCCGTGTTCACCGTGTTCATCAGCCGGTTCATCACCACGGCCGATCCCAGCCCCGGCTGGAAAGGCCCGCTGATCTTCGGATGGGCGGGCATGCGCGGCGTGGTATCGCTGGCGGCGGCGCTTTCGTTGCCGTTCTCCTTCCCGCAGCGCAACCTCATCCTGTTCATCACGTTCACCGTTATCCTGCTCACGCTCGTGGTGCAGGGGCTGTCGCTCCCCTGGCTCGTGAAGAAACTGGATATGGAAGATGCGGACCATCCCAAACCGGTGGAAGAGCAAGACCATATCGTCCGCGAAAAACTGGCGGCACTCGGCATCCGGTATCTCGACGAACATTACGCAAACGAGTTGGCGAACAACATCCCGCTGCAGCATTTGCGGGCGCGGTACGTGGCGGAAGAATTGGCGCGGGGGAATGTGGCCGACGGCGATCATGAGGTGTACCGCAAAGTGGCGTTCGAGCTGCTGGAGGTGCAGCGGAATTATTTGCTGGAGATCAATGCGGCGTCGTATAGTACAGACGACGGGGTGATCCGGAAGTACCTGGGGTTGCTGGACCTGGAAGAGGAAAAGTTGCGGTTGAAATCGGCGGAGGAGACCGCGGAGTAG
- a CDS encoding flavin reductase family protein, which translates to MKRSYRKTDMPVEQIRRLLEPGPIVLVSSRWQNRNNIMTMGWHCVMEFSPSLIGCMITATNHSFDMVRQSGECVINIPTADMLDTIIGIGNTSGRSVDKFKKFHLTPGEAATVSAPVIEECYAHFECRVADRKMLEKYNFFILEVKRATAAVWPRYPRTVHYRGNGVFMESGRNIARPEKFRPQNL; encoded by the coding sequence ATGAAACGCTCCTACCGAAAAACAGATATGCCCGTCGAACAAATCCGGCGGCTCCTGGAACCCGGGCCCATCGTGCTCGTCAGCTCCCGGTGGCAAAACCGGAACAACATCATGACGATGGGCTGGCACTGCGTCATGGAATTCTCGCCTTCCCTCATCGGCTGCATGATCACCGCCACCAATCACAGTTTCGATATGGTCCGCCAAAGCGGGGAATGCGTCATCAACATTCCCACCGCCGATATGCTCGACACTATCATCGGCATCGGCAACACCTCGGGCCGGAGCGTCGACAAATTCAAAAAATTCCACCTCACGCCCGGCGAAGCCGCCACCGTATCTGCCCCCGTTATCGAAGAATGCTACGCACATTTCGAGTGCCGCGTGGCCGACCGGAAAATGCTGGAGAAGTATAATTTCTTTATTTTGGAAGTCAAGAGAGCAACGGCGGCCGTTTGGCCCAGGTACCCCCGCACCGTGCACTATCGCGGCAACGGCGTGTTCATGGAATCCGGCCGCAACATCGCCCGGCCCGAAAAATTCAGGCCGCAAAACCTATAA
- a CDS encoding TonB-dependent receptor codes for MTKAISGTFFLTAALSGPLSVHASIASGLYFQQVQTVKGKVISEQDKQPVPGAAVQIKGTSKGTVTNENGEFTIQANTGDILMISSIGFTAQEIAVAAGKSYDVTLAFSNTSLDEVVVTGYSAQRVKDLTGAVAVVNVNQMKQQPVASPVESLQGKATGVQIISDGAPGATPQIRIRGFSTINNNDPLFVIDGVPYEGKLSWLDQNDIETMQVLKDASSASIYGARANNGVVIITTRQGVKGPPKINLSSYFGTQVPNKNAFPKMMNPQQYAEYVYEAFRNSGQTPGQEGTTGNNYGTGATPTLPEYLVAGKVTGQKVTAADADPSRYNYSRASETFYQITKANKQGTNWFDEISQTAPIRNVQLGVNGGGDNATYAIGAGYLGQKGTIRHTGYNRYNGRANTRFSAFNNHFRFGENMQYSYEEFVGVGVNPNVSGDYQGEGSALGFAYRIPVIIPVYDIMGNFAGSRGDKLGNAQNPLALLYRAKDNVQKRNFFFGNVFGEVDLVKGLVAKTSFGLRYENYSGISLTYPNLEFSEGSAANGMSENQGFNTEWTWTNTLTYKWEVANVHSLTVLAGTEAFRSRNRFLSAGRNDYFLLGQTDYYYLPAGASNINNTSSGGVGSLFSIFGRADYSFRDRYLVSLTVRRDGSSNFSKNSRYGTFPAGSIAWRLSEEDFLKGNKFITDLKLRAGYGITGNQRIPAFQYIDRYESLIANAFYPFNGKSVTGGVWQKAYKNENVKWEELKSFNIGLDFTLLDGEFDGAIDWYSRKTTDMLYPVPMPAASIGMGGAPFVNIGDMKNTGIELGLGYHYGQRENKPFKLDVNVNISRNVNQVVSLAPSVKEQVYGTFRSLQTTILRPGEPFGSFYGYKWDGVYTSADDLAKSPKYSGARVGGPKYIDVTGDGQITPADRTIIGNPHPDFLYSFGINAKYKSWDLAMFFNGSQGNDLYEATRYFTDFSTFDGTASVRMLDRWSPSNPNSRTHTPNRKASDYELASSGYYVQDGSYFRMKNLQIGYNFKVDNWFKGNMRTLRAYVGASNLFTLTKYTGLDPEVSQTNSTFSALGVDFGVYPVSRQFLIGFSAGF; via the coding sequence TTGACAAAAGCGATAAGCGGAACCTTTTTCCTTACCGCCGCACTATCCGGTCCCCTTTCCGTTCACGCTTCCATAGCCTCCGGCCTGTATTTTCAACAGGTACAAACCGTTAAAGGCAAAGTGATCAGTGAACAAGACAAGCAGCCTGTTCCCGGCGCCGCCGTGCAAATCAAGGGCACGAGCAAAGGCACCGTCACGAACGAAAATGGTGAATTCACCATTCAGGCCAACACCGGAGACATTCTCATGATTTCCAGCATCGGCTTCACTGCCCAGGAGATAGCCGTTGCGGCGGGCAAATCCTACGACGTTACACTTGCATTTTCCAATACTTCGCTCGATGAAGTAGTGGTAACAGGTTATTCCGCGCAGCGCGTGAAAGACCTTACGGGTGCAGTAGCCGTAGTAAACGTAAACCAGATGAAACAGCAGCCAGTGGCCAGCCCCGTGGAATCACTCCAGGGTAAGGCCACCGGTGTTCAGATCATCAGCGATGGCGCCCCCGGTGCCACGCCCCAGATCCGTATCCGCGGTTTCAGTACCATCAACAACAATGATCCCCTGTTCGTAATCGACGGTGTGCCGTATGAAGGCAAACTTTCGTGGCTCGATCAGAACGACATCGAAACCATGCAGGTACTGAAAGATGCATCTTCTGCATCCATCTACGGTGCCCGCGCCAACAACGGCGTTGTGATCATCACCACCCGCCAGGGCGTGAAAGGGCCGCCGAAGATCAATCTCAGCTCTTATTTCGGTACGCAGGTGCCCAACAAGAACGCCTTCCCCAAAATGATGAACCCGCAACAATACGCGGAATACGTCTACGAAGCATTCAGGAACTCGGGCCAAACCCCGGGCCAGGAAGGCACCACCGGCAACAACTACGGTACCGGCGCCACGCCGACGCTTCCCGAGTATCTCGTGGCCGGAAAAGTGACGGGACAGAAAGTAACCGCTGCCGATGCAGACCCTTCCCGCTATAACTACAGCCGCGCGAGCGAAACCTTTTACCAGATCACCAAAGCGAACAAGCAAGGTACCAACTGGTTCGACGAAATCTCGCAAACCGCGCCCATCCGTAACGTTCAGCTGGGCGTAAACGGCGGCGGCGATAACGCTACCTACGCCATCGGCGCGGGTTACCTCGGCCAGAAAGGCACCATCCGCCACACCGGCTATAACCGCTACAACGGTCGCGCCAACACCCGGTTCTCCGCGTTCAACAACCATTTCCGCTTCGGCGAAAATATGCAGTACAGCTACGAAGAATTTGTGGGCGTAGGTGTGAACCCCAACGTTTCCGGCGACTACCAGGGCGAAGGCAGTGCCCTCGGCTTTGCATACCGCATCCCCGTGATCATCCCTGTATATGATATTATGGGCAACTTCGCCGGCAGCCGCGGCGATAAGCTCGGCAACGCCCAGAACCCCCTGGCGCTGCTTTATCGTGCTAAAGACAATGTCCAAAAAAGAAACTTCTTCTTCGGGAACGTATTCGGTGAAGTGGACCTCGTGAAAGGGCTCGTGGCCAAAACCTCTTTCGGGTTGCGCTACGAAAACTACAGCGGCATTTCGCTCACTTACCCGAACCTCGAATTCTCCGAAGGCAGCGCCGCCAACGGCATGTCGGAAAACCAGGGCTTCAACACCGAATGGACCTGGACCAATACCCTGACCTACAAATGGGAAGTAGCCAACGTTCATTCACTGACGGTGCTCGCCGGTACGGAAGCGTTCCGCTCCCGCAACCGCTTCCTGTCTGCCGGTCGTAACGATTACTTCCTGCTCGGGCAGACGGATTATTATTACCTCCCCGCCGGTGCGTCCAACATCAACAACACGTCCAGCGGCGGTGTGGGCTCGCTGTTCTCCATCTTCGGCCGTGCGGATTATTCCTTCCGCGACCGTTACCTCGTTAGCCTTACGGTACGCCGCGACGGATCTTCCAACTTCAGCAAAAACAGCCGGTATGGTACCTTCCCTGCAGGAAGCATTGCGTGGCGCCTGTCTGAAGAGGATTTCCTCAAAGGCAACAAGTTCATCACCGATCTGAAACTGCGCGCAGGTTATGGTATTACCGGTAACCAGCGTATCCCTGCGTTCCAGTACATCGACCGTTACGAAAGCCTTATCGCCAACGCCTTCTATCCCTTCAACGGGAAGTCGGTTACCGGAGGCGTTTGGCAGAAAGCATATAAAAACGAGAATGTGAAATGGGAGGAGCTCAAATCCTTCAACATCGGCCTCGACTTTACATTGCTGGATGGCGAATTCGACGGTGCCATCGACTGGTATAGCCGTAAAACTACCGACATGCTGTACCCGGTTCCCATGCCGGCGGCATCCATCGGTATGGGCGGGGCGCCTTTCGTGAATATCGGCGACATGAAAAATACCGGTATCGAACTGGGACTGGGTTATCATTACGGTCAGCGTGAAAACAAACCCTTCAAGCTCGACGTGAACGTGAACATTTCCCGTAACGTGAACCAGGTAGTATCGCTGGCGCCTTCCGTGAAAGAACAGGTGTACGGTACTTTCCGTAGCCTTCAAACCACGATCCTCCGTCCGGGCGAGCCCTTCGGTTCCTTCTACGGTTACAAATGGGATGGTGTTTATACCAGCGCAGACGATCTCGCGAAAAGCCCGAAATACAGCGGTGCGCGCGTAGGCGGCCCCAAATACATCGATGTTACCGGAGACGGACAGATCACCCCGGCCGACCGTACCATCATCGGCAACCCGCACCCCGACTTCCTGTACAGCTTCGGCATCAACGCCAAGTACAAAAGCTGGGACCTGGCTATGTTCTTCAACGGTTCGCAGGGCAACGACCTGTATGAAGCTACCCGTTACTTTACGGACTTCAGCACGTTCGACGGTACTGCCAGCGTGCGTATGCTCGACCGCTGGTCTCCCTCCAACCCGAACTCCAGGACCCATACGCCGAACCGCAAAGCGTCTGACTACGAGCTGGCGTCTTCCGGATATTATGTACAGGACGGTAGCTACTTCCGCATGAAGAACCTCCAGATCGGCTACAACTTTAAAGTTGACAACTGGTTCAAGGGCAACATGCGCACACTGCGTGCTTATGTAGGCGCATCCAACCTGTTTACGCTCACGAAGTACACTGGTCTTGATCCTGAAGTGAGCCAGACCAACTCCACTTTCTCGGCTTTGGGCGTGGACTTCGGCGTGTACCCCGTGTCTCGCCAGTTTTTAATCGGTTTCAGTGCAGGTTTCTAA